In Bacillus sp. FJAT-45037, the following are encoded in one genomic region:
- a CDS encoding anti-sigma-F factor Fin family protein: MTIHYKCRHCQTKVGQISEYSNAATLGFHTLTSEERQEFLKYENNGDIHVQVVCEDCEEALMRNPIFYELDTFIQ, from the coding sequence ATGACGATTCACTATAAGTGTCGCCACTGTCAAACAAAAGTAGGTCAGATTAGTGAATACTCTAACGCTGCAACATTAGGTTTTCATACATTAACATCCGAGGAACGTCAAGAATTTTTGAAGTATGAAAATAACGGAGATATTCATGTTCAAGTCGTTTGTGAAGATTGTGAAGAAGCGTTGATGAGAAATCCTATTTTCTACGAGTTAGATACGTTTATTCAGTAA
- the mfd gene encoding transcription-repair coupling factor produces the protein MLGLQNYFLANDEVKAVSTAVEAGMREQLLSGLTGSGRTLLMASLYKETKRTQVVITHNLFQAQKIYNDLIDLVGDESVHLYPVNELISSEIAIASPEMKSQRLEVLNKLVHDFKGIVIVPLAGVRRLLPPKHLWKESQWTVTVGTDIGEIHHMMNQLVMMGFVRVDMVSSPGEFSVRGGIIDVYPLTERNPIRIELFDTEIDSIRTFAIETQRSVQELKEIIIGPAEEVILLERHYEHAANRLTEQLSATLKKVKAKQTKEKLSQNISYEIGQLKQKTSFQGMYKYMSFYYEMKSSILSYLPDDALIIIDEMSRVKEMADNLEKEEAEWSIALLGQGETVHDVTMALDPIESLKQSSHSLIYLSLFLKHVPSTKPENVVNFTCKSMQNFHGQMQLLQSEVKRWEKAGYAVVFVSGSKDRASRLALNLDEEGIDAHIVERATELTENTVHLMVGQLNSGFELPAHKLVVITEEEVYAKQQKRVQRNKQKLSNAERIKSYSELKVGDLVVHTNHGIGKYLGVETLEINGLHKDYLHLRYAGDDKLYVPVEQIDQVQKYVGSEEKDPKIYALGGSDWKKVKKRVQSSVEDIADDLIKLYAEREASKGFAYSTDGSEQADFEATFPYQETEDQLRAIEEIKEDMEKERPMDRLLCGDVGYGKTEVAIRAAFKAIMNGKQVAILVPTTILAQQHYETIKERFSEFPINIGVLSRFRSRKEQNETLKGLKAGSVDLVVGTHRLLSKDLTFIDLGLLIVDEEQRFGVTHKEKIKQLKANIDVLTLTATPIPRTLHMSMLGVRDLSVIETPPENRFPVQTYVVEYNASLVREAIERELTRGGQVYFLYNRVEDIERMTAEISMLVPDAKVAFAHGQMNERELESIMLDFLEGNSDVLVTTTIIETGVDIPNVNTLIINNADKMGLSQLYQIRGRVGRSNRVAYAYFTYQRDKVLTEVAEKRLQAIKEFTELGSGFKIAMRDLTIRGAGNLLGAQQHGFIESVGFDLYSQMLKEAIEERKGDQSKEPTFNVELDVKIDAYIPESYIQDAKQKIEMYKRFKGIETLEELADLKDEMFDRFGEYPKQVEYLLRLTEIKLRSNQERIESVVEVKNQVEILLSKETSTQMDGAMLFEVAHTLGRDVSLGTAGDKIKFVIKTKSLHDDELLTIIETIATSIPKSRKQTTGHTL, from the coding sequence ATGTTAGGATTACAAAATTACTTTCTTGCGAATGACGAGGTTAAAGCGGTTTCAACGGCTGTAGAAGCTGGGATGAGAGAACAATTACTTTCTGGTTTAACGGGGTCAGGACGCACGCTCTTAATGGCCTCACTTTATAAAGAGACAAAACGAACACAAGTAGTCATTACACATAATTTATTTCAAGCCCAAAAGATCTATAATGATTTAATCGATTTAGTAGGGGATGAGAGTGTACACCTCTATCCAGTAAATGAGTTGATTTCCTCGGAAATTGCGATTGCTAGCCCGGAGATGAAATCACAACGACTAGAAGTTCTTAATAAGTTAGTTCATGACTTTAAAGGAATCGTCATTGTACCTCTAGCTGGGGTGAGACGTCTTCTTCCACCGAAACATCTTTGGAAAGAGAGTCAATGGACGGTTACTGTTGGTACAGATATTGGCGAGATCCACCATATGATGAATCAGTTAGTGATGATGGGGTTTGTGCGAGTTGATATGGTTTCTTCACCTGGAGAATTTAGTGTTCGTGGTGGGATCATTGACGTGTATCCATTAACAGAGAGAAATCCAATTCGTATTGAATTATTTGATACAGAGATCGATTCAATTCGTACCTTCGCTATTGAAACACAGCGTTCGGTTCAAGAGTTAAAAGAGATCATCATTGGTCCTGCTGAAGAAGTCATTTTGTTAGAGCGGCACTACGAGCATGCTGCCAATCGTTTAACCGAGCAGTTATCAGCCACACTGAAAAAAGTAAAAGCAAAGCAAACGAAAGAAAAGCTATCTCAAAATATCTCCTATGAAATTGGCCAGTTGAAACAGAAAACGAGCTTCCAAGGGATGTACAAGTACATGTCTTTTTACTACGAAATGAAAAGCTCAATTTTATCATACTTACCGGACGATGCACTTATTATCATTGATGAGATGAGTCGAGTGAAAGAGATGGCCGATAACCTCGAGAAAGAAGAAGCTGAGTGGAGTATTGCTTTACTTGGGCAAGGTGAAACTGTTCATGACGTGACGATGGCGCTTGATCCAATTGAATCTTTGAAGCAATCCTCTCATTCGTTAATTTATTTATCGTTATTTTTAAAACATGTGCCCTCTACTAAACCTGAAAATGTTGTGAATTTCACTTGTAAATCAATGCAAAACTTTCATGGACAAATGCAATTGCTTCAATCCGAAGTGAAACGTTGGGAAAAAGCAGGTTATGCAGTTGTTTTTGTTTCAGGATCAAAAGATAGGGCTTCAAGACTGGCCTTAAATCTTGATGAAGAGGGAATTGACGCTCATATTGTTGAGCGGGCAACAGAGTTAACTGAGAATACCGTTCATCTTATGGTCGGTCAGCTTAATAGTGGATTTGAATTACCTGCACATAAACTAGTCGTGATTACTGAAGAGGAAGTGTACGCAAAGCAACAAAAACGCGTCCAGCGAAATAAACAAAAGCTTTCAAATGCAGAGCGAATCAAAAGTTACTCCGAACTAAAGGTCGGGGATCTTGTTGTTCACACAAACCACGGTATCGGAAAGTATCTAGGAGTAGAAACTCTTGAAATTAACGGACTGCACAAAGACTATCTCCATTTGCGCTATGCAGGTGATGATAAGTTATATGTGCCCGTTGAGCAAATTGATCAAGTCCAAAAATACGTAGGGTCAGAAGAAAAAGATCCTAAAATTTATGCACTTGGTGGAAGTGATTGGAAAAAAGTTAAGAAGCGTGTTCAATCATCGGTGGAAGATATTGCAGATGATTTGATCAAGCTATACGCGGAACGAGAGGCAAGCAAAGGTTTCGCCTACTCAACAGATGGCTCCGAACAAGCTGACTTTGAGGCAACTTTCCCTTATCAAGAAACCGAAGATCAATTACGTGCTATTGAAGAGATTAAAGAAGATATGGAGAAAGAAAGACCGATGGACCGTCTTCTTTGTGGGGATGTTGGTTATGGAAAAACAGAAGTGGCGATTCGTGCAGCATTTAAAGCAATCATGAATGGAAAGCAAGTCGCTATTCTAGTCCCGACCACGATATTGGCACAGCAACATTACGAAACGATCAAGGAACGCTTCTCTGAGTTTCCGATTAACATTGGAGTCCTTAGTCGATTCCGATCAAGAAAGGAACAAAATGAGACGTTAAAAGGTCTGAAGGCTGGATCAGTCGACCTGGTTGTTGGGACGCACCGTCTGTTATCTAAGGACTTAACCTTTATAGACCTTGGGTTATTAATTGTTGATGAGGAACAACGCTTTGGTGTTACGCATAAAGAGAAAATTAAACAACTAAAAGCCAATATTGATGTGCTTACATTAACAGCTACACCAATTCCGCGAACGCTTCACATGTCGATGCTGGGTGTACGTGACTTATCTGTCATTGAGACGCCACCAGAGAACCGTTTTCCTGTGCAAACATACGTCGTTGAGTATAATGCCTCACTCGTTCGTGAAGCGATTGAGCGCGAGTTAACTCGTGGGGGACAAGTGTACTTCCTTTATAATCGTGTAGAAGACATTGAGCGAATGACAGCAGAAATCTCGATGCTTGTACCAGATGCCAAGGTCGCATTTGCGCACGGACAGATGAATGAGCGGGAACTCGAATCAATTATGCTCGATTTTCTTGAAGGTAACAGCGATGTGTTAGTAACCACAACAATTATCGAAACGGGCGTAGACATTCCAAATGTCAACACGTTAATTATTAATAATGCTGATAAGATGGGGTTGTCGCAGTTGTATCAAATTAGAGGTCGTGTAGGACGTTCTAATCGAGTAGCTTATGCGTACTTCACATATCAGCGAGACAAGGTGCTGACAGAAGTTGCAGAGAAACGGTTGCAAGCGATTAAGGAGTTTACAGAGCTTGGCTCAGGATTTAAGATTGCGATGCGTGACTTGACGATTCGCGGAGCGGGGAATTTGTTGGGGGCTCAACAACATGGATTCATTGAGTCGGTTGGTTTTGATCTCTACTCACAAATGTTGAAAGAAGCCATTGAGGAACGTAAAGGTGATCAATCAAAAGAGCCGACGTTTAATGTGGAGCTCGATGTGAAGATTGATGCGTATATTCCAGAATCGTATATTCAAGATGCAAAGCAAAAGATTGAGATGTATAAACGTTTTAAAGGGATTGAGACATTAGAAGAGTTAGCTGACCTTAAAGACGAGATGTTTGACCGTTTCGGAGAATATCCGAAACAAGTCGAGTATCTTTTGCGTTTAACAGAGATCAAGCTTCGCTCAAATCAAGAACGTATTGAGTCGGTAGTGGAAGTGAAAAACCAAGTAGAGATCTTGCTGTCAAAAGAGACCTCCACCCAAATGGATGGAGCCATGTTATTTGAAGTGGCCCATACGTTAGGACGTGATGTTTCCCTAGGGACAGCAGGAGATAAAATTAAGTTCGTCATTAAAACAAAGAGTCTACATGATGATGAACTGCTAACGATTATCGAAACAATTGCAACAAGCATTCCTAAAAGTCGTAAACAAACAACCGGTCATACGTTGTAA
- the spoVT gene encoding stage V sporulation protein T — protein sequence MKATGIVRRIDDLGRVVIPKEIRRTLRIREGDPLEIFVDRDGEVILKKYSPISELGDFAKEYAEALYDSLNHNVLIADRDTFIAVAGASKKEFQNKAIGEVVESALEERKSKVETNAGEYNLVGDHTGELKGYVIAPIIANGDPIGAVIIFSKEQSLSGSLEQKLAETAASFLARQMEH from the coding sequence ATGAAAGCAACTGGCATAGTACGACGTATTGATGACTTAGGACGTGTCGTTATCCCGAAAGAAATTCGCAGAACTCTTCGCATACGTGAAGGCGACCCTTTAGAAATTTTTGTTGATCGTGATGGGGAAGTGATCTTAAAGAAATACTCGCCGATCTCAGAACTTGGCGACTTTGCAAAAGAGTATGCTGAGGCATTATATGATAGCTTAAATCACAATGTATTAATTGCTGATCGTGATACATTTATCGCGGTAGCAGGAGCATCCAAAAAAGAATTTCAAAATAAAGCAATTGGTGAGGTAGTTGAATCAGCTTTGGAGGAACGTAAGTCCAAGGTTGAAACGAATGCGGGTGAATATAACTTAGTTGGTGACCATACGGGTGAATTAAAAGGGTATGTGATTGCGCCGATTATCGCAAATGGCGATCCAATAGGAGCTGTTATTATCTTTAGTAAAGAACAAAGTTTAAGTGGTTCACTCGAGCAAAAGCTTGCTGAAACAGCGGCTAGTTTCCTAGCTCGTCAAATGGAACATTAA
- a CDS encoding polysaccharide biosynthesis protein, producing the protein MQESKGRQLMKGAIAVSAAALFAKVLSAAYRIPYQNIAGDVGFYVYQQLYPFYGFVMLVSMYGFPVVLSKHIAEQEAKARYDQARLTMAVSFYSLFILAALLWGSLHLTAPLVAMAMGDINLVAPIRAVALTFWLMPFLSIGRGYHQAKQRLTPTAISHISEQFVRVTMILVFVVMIVGQTGSPYDVAIGAIYGSLIGGITGVVVLIFLSRGVSWQEWFKVRGASFRDIWRIHSILIKQGIFVCISALLFIFFQFIDAFTVVPSLAGYGLRDVQAFTEKGIYDRGQPLLQLGTIVTTTFSLTLVPLLAKSLSTGEKGKARLYQDVALRLTILIGGAASVGLISIIQPTNMMLYGSVDGSFVLAVLSLAIFFSSLYLITSAILQGYGRVHVPAHVMALGIVVKLCLNLLLIPFIGTLGAALATVLATALMASIQLIALKKLQRGLIADRSFYYWTLATFTLLALCTVSWQIGLQLVLPFDGSRYVASITALSTVSVGGIVMVACFIYWPFMTNHEWETVPKLNKLRNVLRRK; encoded by the coding sequence TTGCAAGAGAGTAAAGGTCGTCAACTTATGAAGGGGGCAATCGCTGTTAGTGCAGCTGCATTATTTGCGAAAGTGTTAAGTGCAGCGTATCGAATCCCATATCAAAATATCGCTGGGGATGTTGGGTTTTATGTATACCAACAGTTGTATCCATTCTACGGATTTGTCATGTTGGTGTCGATGTATGGGTTTCCTGTCGTTCTTTCAAAACATATTGCCGAGCAAGAGGCAAAGGCACGTTACGATCAGGCTAGGTTAACGATGGCTGTTTCATTTTATAGTTTATTTATTCTTGCGGCACTCTTGTGGGGGAGCTTGCATCTGACTGCACCACTTGTGGCTATGGCGATGGGAGATATCAATTTAGTCGCTCCGATCCGTGCAGTCGCCTTAACGTTTTGGCTTATGCCCTTTTTGAGTATAGGGAGAGGGTATCATCAAGCAAAACAACGACTTACTCCAACGGCAATTTCACATATAAGTGAGCAATTTGTTCGTGTGACAATGATCCTTGTATTTGTTGTTATGATCGTAGGTCAAACGGGCAGTCCGTACGACGTGGCGATTGGGGCGATTTACGGATCACTTATAGGTGGTATAACGGGCGTTGTGGTATTGATTTTCTTATCAAGAGGTGTTTCTTGGCAAGAGTGGTTCAAAGTCCGTGGTGCGTCTTTTAGGGACATCTGGCGTATTCATTCAATTCTTATTAAACAAGGGATTTTTGTGTGTATCAGTGCACTTCTCTTTATTTTTTTCCAATTTATCGATGCCTTTACAGTTGTTCCATCGCTTGCAGGGTATGGGTTGCGAGATGTGCAGGCATTTACCGAAAAAGGAATTTATGATCGGGGACAACCGTTGTTACAGTTAGGGACGATTGTTACAACGACATTTTCTTTAACCCTTGTTCCTCTTTTAGCTAAATCGTTATCAACGGGGGAGAAAGGCAAAGCTCGATTATACCAAGATGTCGCTTTGAGATTAACGATTCTTATTGGTGGAGCAGCATCGGTTGGTTTAATAAGCATTATTCAACCGACGAATATGATGCTGTATGGTAGCGTTGATGGTTCTTTTGTTTTGGCGGTGCTATCTTTAGCGATATTTTTTAGTTCTCTTTATTTAATAACTTCGGCTATTTTGCAAGGGTATGGTCGCGTGCATGTTCCTGCACATGTGATGGCGCTTGGAATTGTGGTAAAACTGTGTTTGAACCTTTTATTGATCCCGTTTATTGGTACGTTAGGGGCTGCACTAGCTACGGTACTAGCCACCGCGCTAATGGCTAGTATACAGTTGATCGCTTTAAAAAAGTTACAGCGCGGGCTCATTGCTGATCGATCATTTTATTACTGGACTCTTGCAACTTTTACTCTTCTGGCTCTCTGTACGGTTAGCTGGCAAATAGGCTTACAACTCGTTCTTCCTTTTGATGGAAGCCGTTATGTGGCAAGTATTACTGCACTGTCTACCGTATCGGTTGGTGGAATAGTTATGGTTGCATGTTTTATTTATTGGCCATTTATGACAAATCATGAATGGGAGACGGTCCCGAAACTAAATAAATTGCGCAATGTATTGCGTAGAAAGTAA
- the mazG gene encoding nucleoside triphosphate pyrophosphohydrolase yields MKKIHVIGLGAGDLEQLPLGMYKHLKQSDALYVRTADHPVLTSLEAEGVTFQSFDDVYEKHDQFEQVYEEIVNQLISRAKSTSITYAVPGHPFVAERTVQLLLEAAEGHDIELQFLGGQSFLDPMYNALKIDPIEGLQVVDGTSLNRDELQITHHIIIVQVYDAMIASDVKLTLMERLPDDYEVTVATSVGSAAEQLTRVPLYELDRVTTLNNLTAVYVPPVKEEELLTGEFTKLRQVIATLRGPDGCPWDREQTHQSLKKYLVEETYEVLEAIDEEDDDHLIEELGDVLLQVMLHAQIGEDEGWFTIQDVVKSVSEKMIRRHPHVFGDKTVAHAGEVVDNWNQIKLAEKSHENREFILDGIPKDLPTLMVAEKLQKKAAKVGFDWDEVEPIWSKLFEEIDEFKQEIENGNKDKMVRELGDIIFVLVNLARFYKVDPEDALRKTNAKFKNRFTEMEKRVRTARKSMNELSLEELDQLWEEAKENFE; encoded by the coding sequence ATGAAGAAAATTCATGTGATTGGGTTAGGTGCAGGAGATCTAGAGCAATTACCACTAGGAATGTATAAGCACTTAAAACAAAGCGATGCATTGTATGTGCGAACAGCAGATCATCCGGTATTAACAAGCTTAGAAGCTGAGGGAGTAACGTTTCAGTCATTTGATGATGTTTATGAAAAGCATGATCAGTTTGAGCAAGTATACGAAGAAATCGTAAACCAATTAATCTCACGTGCGAAGTCTACATCGATTACTTACGCGGTTCCTGGACATCCATTTGTTGCAGAACGTACGGTGCAGTTATTACTAGAAGCCGCAGAGGGGCACGATATAGAGCTACAGTTCCTAGGAGGACAAAGTTTTCTTGATCCTATGTACAACGCCTTAAAAATTGATCCGATCGAAGGTTTACAAGTGGTAGACGGCACATCGCTCAACCGAGATGAACTTCAAATTACGCACCATATCATTATTGTTCAAGTATATGATGCAATGATTGCCTCAGATGTAAAGCTGACGTTAATGGAGAGATTGCCAGATGATTATGAAGTAACTGTGGCAACCTCTGTGGGGTCTGCTGCTGAACAATTAACACGTGTGCCGCTCTATGAGTTAGACCGCGTAACGACGTTAAATAATCTGACGGCTGTGTACGTTCCGCCAGTGAAGGAAGAGGAATTGCTAACAGGTGAATTCACAAAACTTCGTCAAGTAATTGCGACATTAAGAGGTCCAGATGGTTGCCCTTGGGACCGGGAACAGACCCATCAATCGCTTAAGAAGTATTTAGTGGAAGAAACATATGAAGTGCTAGAAGCCATTGATGAAGAGGATGATGATCACCTCATCGAAGAGCTTGGCGATGTGTTATTGCAAGTCATGTTGCATGCACAAATCGGTGAAGATGAAGGTTGGTTTACGATTCAAGATGTTGTAAAGTCGGTCTCAGAAAAAATGATTAGACGACACCCGCATGTATTTGGAGACAAAACAGTTGCTCATGCAGGAGAAGTGGTAGATAATTGGAATCAAATCAAACTAGCTGAAAAAAGCCATGAAAATCGAGAGTTTATTTTGGATGGAATTCCAAAAGATCTACCTACATTGATGGTGGCAGAGAAGCTGCAGAAAAAAGCGGCGAAGGTCGGTTTTGATTGGGACGAAGTTGAACCGATTTGGAGTAAATTATTTGAAGAGATAGATGAATTTAAGCAAGAAATTGAGAATGGAAATAAGGATAAGATGGTGCGAGAGCTAGGAGATATCATCTTTGTCCTAGTGAACTTAGCTCGTTTTTATAAAGTTGATCCAGAAGATGCTCTTCGAAAAACGAATGCGAAGTTTAAAAATCGTTTTACTGAGATGGAAAAACGTGTGAGGACTGCGAGAAAGAGTATGAATGAACTTTCACTTGAAGAGCTCGATCAATTGTGGGAAGAGGCAAAAGAAAATTTTGAATAA
- a CDS encoding RNA-binding S4 domain-containing protein, translating into MRLDKFLKVSRLIKRRTLAKEVCDQGRITINGQSAKAGSNVKAGDELVVRFGQKLVTVEINEVKETSRKEEAGTMYTIVKEESLNNQ; encoded by the coding sequence ATGAGATTAGATAAATTCTTAAAAGTATCTAGGTTAATTAAACGCCGAACATTAGCTAAAGAGGTATGTGATCAAGGAAGAATTACGATTAATGGCCAATCCGCTAAGGCTGGTTCTAATGTAAAGGCGGGCGATGAACTCGTCGTGCGCTTTGGACAAAAGCTTGTGACCGTTGAAATTAATGAAGTCAAAGAGACTAGCCGTAAAGAAGAAGCTGGCACTATGTATACCATTGTCAAAGAAGAATCTTTAAACAATCAGTAA
- the yabP gene encoding sporulation protein YabP, whose translation MTDQYEFGTQMGRERKSNDHDVTLRGRKQLDITGVKQVESFDNEEFLLETVMGFLSVRGRNLHMKNLNVEMGLVSIEGKIDDFVYLDQSQQDKSKGFFGKLFK comes from the coding sequence ATGACAGATCAATATGAATTCGGTACTCAGATGGGACGAGAACGAAAAAGTAATGACCATGATGTGACGTTACGAGGTAGAAAACAATTAGATATAACAGGTGTAAAGCAGGTGGAGAGCTTTGATAATGAGGAGTTTTTGCTCGAGACAGTGATGGGTTTTTTATCGGTGAGGGGGCGTAACCTACACATGAAAAACTTAAACGTCGAGATGGGACTTGTTTCAATTGAAGGGAAAATTGACGACTTTGTCTACCTTGACCAAAGCCAGCAAGATAAATCTAAAGGGTTCTTTGGGAAGCTATTCAAGTGA
- the yabQ gene encoding spore cortex biosynthesis protein YabQ: MSLTVQFYTMISMAVVGVWLGAAIDTYGRFVRQRRSFHWLTACQDVLFWLIQGLVVFYVLLESNYGEVRLYVFLAILLGYACYKALFEEVYKRLLEGIIRIIIRIYQMVTRLFTVMIILPVKYVLKLLYSLGMMIVTVTLSILLFMIRIVFKPLGWILTWLYKVTKLEKAWKKFLPFYLKIKGFIQDLRKKKE; the protein is encoded by the coding sequence GTGAGCTTAACGGTACAATTTTATACAATGATATCAATGGCTGTGGTGGGCGTATGGCTCGGTGCAGCGATTGATACATATGGCCGTTTCGTAAGGCAAAGACGTTCCTTCCATTGGTTAACCGCCTGTCAAGATGTCTTATTCTGGTTGATTCAAGGTCTAGTTGTATTCTACGTATTATTGGAATCAAATTACGGTGAAGTTCGTCTGTATGTATTTTTGGCGATTTTATTAGGGTATGCTTGTTACAAGGCATTATTTGAAGAGGTTTACAAACGTCTATTAGAGGGAATTATTCGAATTATCATTAGAATTTACCAAATGGTTACAAGATTGTTCACCGTAATGATCATCCTTCCTGTCAAGTACGTATTGAAACTACTGTACTCCTTAGGTATGATGATAGTAACAGTTACTCTATCAATCTTGTTATTTATGATTCGTATTGTATTCAAACCACTGGGTTGGATATTGACTTGGCTATATAAAGTAACAAAGTTAGAGAAAGCTTGGAAGAAATTTTTACCTTTTTATTTGAAAATAAAGGGTTTTATACAAGACTTGAGGAAAAAGAAAGAGTGA